taagcatttgggtccatgttttcaagcaactgaagtccCTGATTTTGTTTGGAAAAGAATTCTGATAATCGTGTCCCTGTAAAAATTTTTGACAacatctctccttcctcttcctcattttttctttctacttcagcatttctttcctcttcaaagtacAGTAAGTTCTGATCTGTCAATATcctgcagtgttttgaacagtaaatcataacagtgaacatctgagaatgataacatcagtgaATCACACACTACGACATCGTATGTAGTATACATtcctaacaataagatgtaccaaaaatcTATCAGATGTGCcgttcatcataactcaaatatgaCATAAGTTGGGGACTGTCTGTGCTGTTTCTACTTCCTTTGAAAATTTACTGTTCTATccggggaaggagccctggtggcccagctgttaagagctcgactggtaaccaacaggtcagcagctcaaacccaccagcccctccacaggagaaggatgtggtagtctgcttccataaagacctaaacataaagactaaaatgataaagatcatggaagaaaaaatagggacaacgttaggagccctaatactaggcataaacagaatacaaaacattaccaaaaatgacgaagagaaaccagataactgggagctcctaaaaatcaaacagctatgctcatctaaagacttcaccaaagaagtgaaaagaccacctaaagattgggaaaaaaatttcagctgtaacatctccgaccagagcctgCTCTCTATAATCTATATGATTctcctaaaactcaaccacaaaaagacaaacaacccaatcaaaaagtgggcaaaggatatgaacacacatttcactaaagaagatattcgggcagctaacagatacatgagaaaatgctctcaatcattagcctttagagaaatgcaaattaaaactgcgatgagattccatctcactccaacaaggctggcattaatccaaaaaacacaaaataatgaatgttggagaggctgcgaagagattggaactcttatacactgctggtgggaatgtaaaatggtacaaccgcattggaaatctatctggcgctttcttaaaaagttagaaatagaacatcCATAAAatgcagaaatcccactcctcggaatataccctagagaaataagagccttcacacaaacagatatatgcacacccatgtttattgcagctctgttttcaatagcaaaaagctggaagcaaccaaggtgtccatcaatggatgaatggttaaataaattgtggtatattcacacaatggaatactacgcattgataaagaacagtgacgaatctgtgaaacatttcataacatggaggaacctggaaggcattatgctgagggaaattagtccgaggcaaaaggacaaatattctataagagccctattataagatcttgagaaatagtataaactgagaagaacacatacttttgtggttacaaggcggggagggagggagggtgggagagggttatttactgattagttagtagataagaactactttaggtgaagggaaggaaaatgctcaatacacggaaggtcagctcaactggactggaccaaaagcaaagaagtttccgggataaagtgaatgcttcaaaggtcagcggagcaggggcgggggtctggggaacatggtttgaggggacttctaagtcaattggcaaaataattctattatgaaaacattctgcatcccactttgaaatgtggcgtctggggtcttaaatgctaacaagtggccatctaagatgcagcaattggtctcaacccacctggaacaaaagggaatgaagaacaccaaggtcacacaataactatgagcccaagagacagaaagggccacatgaaccagagacttacatcatcctgagaccagacgaactagatggtgccccgccacgaccaatgactgccctgataggaagcacaacagagaacccctgagggagcaggacagcagtgggatgcagacccccaaattctcataaaaagaccagacttaatggtctgactgagactagaggaatcccagcagtcgtggtccccataccttctgttggcacaggacaggaaccattcctgaaacaactgatcagacatggaagggactggacaatgggttggagagagatgctgacgaagagtgagctacttgtatcaggtggacacttgagactgtgttggcatttcctgtctagaggggagataggagggtagagagggttagaaactggcaaaatagtaatgaaaggagagaccggaaggagggagtgggctgactcattagggggagggtaagtaggagtatggagtaaggtgtatataagcttatatgtgacagagtgacttgatttgtaaacgttcacttaaagctcaataaaaattatttaaaaaaaaagattacagccccggaagccctatggggcagctccctCCAGGGTTGTTATCATCTGAAATCGGCTCCGTGGCACTGGGGTTCCATCCGGGTGTCATGGGCGTCACAGagagttaagcactgggctactaaccgaaaggtacctttcagaggggccttggaaggaaggactgATTGTCTGCTTctgagagatcacagccttgaaaacccacaGCTCTGcaacacttggaaaccctactctgccaCGTGTGGGAgccctactctgcaacacacgggaACCTTACTCTGCAACACCTGGGAGCCCTACTCTGCAACGCATGGGAACCTTACTCTGCAACACCTGGGAGCCTAACTCTGTAGCACATGGTAACCTCACTCTGCAACATATTGGGTAGCTGTGCATtgaaatccactggatggcaactggtagctGTTACATCATTATACTAGGGACATTCCCTCATTTGCATGTTTTGCTTTCGATTGGTGGCTTTATACACGGAGGAACGGAAAAGTGAAAACCAGAAACCACAAAGGACCCGGAAGCAGCTGCCTGAATGCACAGTCCAGGTTGATGAGGAGTGAAGGAGGAAAGCACCCTGGGGTTCTCTGCATTGCAGAGGAAGGAAACTATTGTGATATGGGAGTGAAAGAAAGGGATTCAGAAAGCAGGGAAAGAAGGGGGGAGTGTGCCAGGTATCAGAATCAGCAAATAAATAATGCATAGCTAATgtatgactcaatggcagtgggtgggtttttaatgtatggtataagaagccctggtgtcgcactggttaaagcactcggctgctaacaaaacagttagtggttcgaacccaccagtcaatctgtgggagaaaggtctgcttccgtacagatttatagctttggaaaccctacgggacaggtctactctgtcctgtaggaccactatgagtccaaatcaacttgatggcagtgggtttgattttttgtttgggtggcacaattgttaagcacctgccagctaaccaaaaggttggcaaactcaccagccaatctgcaagagaaagacctggcaatctgctcccataaagattacagcctaggaaatcctattggGTCAGTTCTTctgtgccttatagggtcactgtgagtcggaattgactcaataccaCACAACCACAACAAAAGTGTATGATACATTACATTCCAGAAAACtggggctcagaaaggttaagttcaTTAACCAGGATCACACATATATCCTGGCAGAATTTACATTCCGTGAGGAAATTTATATTGCATGCGTGTGAAATTTCTTATGTTTCATATTTTAGatctttaaaaagttttaatgCATGTTTTGTTCCCAAAATTACACTCTCTTGCTCCCTGGACTGTCTTTTATTACTGGATACTCTGTCCTTTCTGCTTGTTTTCACTTAATTTTGGTCTTTAGACACTGAGAGAGTGAAATTTTCTGATCCActtttatttttccatcttttgacaaAACTGGTCCAGACTATTCTACTCACTCATTGCATTTTGATTATCTGTGCATCCCTAGAGGCTCATTATGTTCCTGTGCCCCCAATAAAGAATCACAAACTAATATCTCCAAGATGTAACATTGTTGGAGGTTCCGGGTCCACATATGCATCAACCAACGAGGTGTCTGCCTTTAGAAGTTTCATGGGCACCTTCGAGTGAACATCTGTTTTCCCCTCTTGTTCAAGCTTCTGGTGAGAGAATCCCTTGTCCTCCATGTCTCCTCATAACAGGAAACATGACTGAAATTCATTAGCCGTGATCACTGTTTCTATGTCTTTGTCTGGAAAATTGAAAGCTCTAAGAGGTTAGGAATCGTGTTTGCTTTATTTACCTCTGTATTCCAGAATAGTCACGTACTCGGCCGTAGAGACATGCTGTTTTTAAATATCACTTGactagaatgaatgaatgagtaaatttcTCATCCATTTTTCACACTGAGATGCAAATTcaggttatttccttttttaagaaaaagcaaaaaaaccctCTTCTGTGAAGGAATTtaataaatcaaacaaaaaataattagaCAAAATGTAAGGGTGAACATATTTTGTCATGCTTTAATATGTGATGAACGTGAACATGATATTCTATGAAGCAAAACTATTTTAAATATCcaacataattgttgttgttgagtcggttccgactcatagcgacactatgcacaaaacaacgaaacactgccctgtcctatgccatccttgcaatcgatgttatgcttgagctcattgttgcagccactgtgtcaatccacctttgttgagggtcttcctcttttctgctgaccccgtactctgccaagcgtgatgtccttctccagggactgatccctcctgacaacatgtccaaagtatgtaagacgcagtcttgccatcctcgcctctaaggagcattctggccacacttcctccaagacagaattgttcattcttttggcattccgtggtatattcaatatctttgccaacaccacaattcaaaggcgtcaactcttcttctatcttccttattcattttccagcttccacatgctatgatgtgattgaaaataccatggcttgggtcaggcgtaccttagtcttcagggtgaggtctttgctcttcaacactttgaagagggcctttgcagcagatttgcccaatgcaatacgtcttttgatttctcaactgctgcttccatggctgttgattgtggatccaagtaaaatgaaatccttgacaacttcaatcttttctccgtttatcatgatgttgctcattggtccagttgtgaggatttttattttctttatgttgaggtgtaatccatactgaaggctgtggcctttgatcttcattagtaagtgcttcaagtcctcttcactttcagcaagcaaggttgtgctatctgcataatgtaggttgttaatgagacttcctccaatcctgataacccgttcttcttcatatagtccatcatacagattaaataggtatggtgaaagaatacaaccctgacgcacacctttcctgactttgaaccaatcagtatccccttgttctgtctgaaaaactgcctcttgatctatgctaattttcctcttgagcacaattcagtgttctggaattcccattcttcccaatgttatccatagtttgttaggatccacacagtcgaatgcctttgcatagtcaataaaacacaggtaaacatccttctggcattctctgctttcagccaagatccatctgacatcagcaatgatatccctggttccacttcctcttctgaaaccagcctgaatttctggcagttccctgtcgatatactgctgcagccgcttttcaTTAATATCAtctatatagatagataggtagatatgttgttgttgttccagtaGCACTTgctaacctctttttttttttttaattgtgatttaggtgaaagtttacagagcaaattagtttatcattaaacagttaatatacacattgttttgctACTTTGGTTACAAACCGCATGATATGCCAAccctctctccttctccatcccagattccctgtttccatttgttccattTTCCTGGCTCCTCctgcattctcatctttgcttctcagcTGTTGTGTCCATTAGTTTCCTATACATGATTGACCTAGGAAGCacttcctcacatgtattattcttGACCCTATaaatctgtctaatctttggctgaaagatgaacctcaggaatgatttcaggactgagttaaaaggctgtcgGGGGCTATattctgggggtttctccagtctctgtcagaccagcatgcctggtcttttgtgtgtctgtgtgaatttgaatttcgttctaaatttttctctcactctatccaggaccctctcttgtgatccctgccagagccaGGTGGTGGtaaatgggcaccatctagtttttctggcctcagtctggtgaacgttgtggtagttgtgtccattagttctttggactaatctttcccttgtgtctttggtcttctttattctcctttgctctagccaGAATggaatttttatatgtttttatttctctctcccccTTTTTCTTACATAAAAATTCTTAGGTTATATTTATCTAAAAACAAGAAACAACTAATTTTTGCTGAAAAAAAATGCTTCTATCCATAAATCTTttcaaaactaaataaaccctatAAAATTAAccttatcaaaatattttttaacaattCACAAGCTCTCATGATCCGATATACAAAAACGAATCCCAAACTCATACCTCCATCAATAGCATTTTTGCACATGGTAGAGCCGTGTATCCAACTGCTGGTAAGACTCCTGTCAATAAAACTTCATGTCTCCCAGGCACTTTAGAAAGGACATCtaatatttccttttcttcccagCATCTTTCATAGCTAAAGTTATTGTGTAAgaacatcatttttaaaaaattctttcagtAGTATTTAATATAGTTGGAATTAAGTAAACATCAGtattgtttttatgtttctttCCCTGTATCACTGAAAGTTCTAGCACGGAGAGGATCGTGTTTGATTCGTTCACCTGGATTTGACGGCAATTATATAATCTACCACTTACTCATTGGACACACATGGCATGAATACAATGAATGAGTGAGTAAATACATTTTACCATCTGTTCTCCAATTTCTTTTACAAAATTAGGGCTTTGATTTTATTCTTCAAGAATGAATTCAAGAAATTTTCTTTGATAAGAATTTATTACATAAGACATAATacaaatttaattaaataaataatagaaaggtggatatgttttataaattttaatacaatgtaaatatggaatttttaaaaacaaaaatgtagaTATTACAAATTTGGTAACAAGccagaaaaaatcaataaacataaataaataaataaagagggaGGCAGACGGATAGTCAGGACAGTCATCTCCTAAAGACTGATGTCCTTGGAGCTGAATATTTTTCACATATACTTTTTTAATACTGCTGTCAAAGAAATTGCTGGATTTAAACTCATAAATTGTGACTAGAGCAGAAATAAGCATCTTCTGAAATGACCAGAGATATGCATGCAAGTGCGATAGGGCATATCAGTCATTGTAAGTGAAGTCAAGATGAACTCAtgtcaccatcctttcttcttaaCCTTTCTTGCAAGTTTGTCGAAGAAGAGAAGGATCCCCTGATTTCCACTCTGACAACTTCCCAGGCACACTCACTGTATTCCTTCTCTTTCAGATAGGAACAGATTCCCTCAAAGTACTCCTTCACAGCCACTTCAGGGGCCTCAATGGGCAGGACAGATTTTTCCTCTTCCGTTGCCTGCACGAAGCAGGTCTCCAAGTCTTTCTGCTGTTTAAGGAGTCCACTGAGGAGCTGGTGCAGGCGGGTAGTGTTCCAAGGAGAAAAGGAGTCCTTTCTATGGAAGAGTTCAAAGATCTGCTGGAGCATCTCGTGGAGGAAAGCGATGGCCTGGGCCTTCTGGAGCTGGCTGCCATCCACCATCTCCTGGGGGAATCTGAAGTCCTTTCTGTCATTCAGACAGAAGAAAGTGGGGAGTCTCTGCATTTGGTCCAGAAGGTCAACGGTCTTCTCACTAGCCAGGCTGTGGTTTTGAGGCAGATCACAGCCCAGAGATAGAGCAGGGCCACAGCCgaacaccaccagggctgtcaGTAAACAGAGCAGGAGGGCCATTGGGAGAACTGAGGATGCTGCTGGCGCGACTGAGCTGGGCGTTTGGTTGAACCTTGGAGCCTAGGTTCTCTGAAGACATTCGTTCTATCATGGCTTTTATATAGGGAACATAAGAGTTCTCATTTTCGAAACCATCCTCAATATTAAACTTTTGCTTCCCTTTTTTCGTTTTCATATAAGCATTTTCCATATGGCCTGAGAAGATGTCATCAAAGTCTAAATTTTTGCAATAGAACTTTAATTTTCTCAGTAAATTTCAGGTGTTCCAATGTAAGTGGATACTTGTAAAAAACATCTTTGTCATATAGTCCACAATTTAGGTGGATATGTAAATACTCTTATACACACcatctatatgtatatacacacattacTCTTCTTTGTGCTGGGAACAAAGCCCTCATCCTGGGCTTTCTTTTTGCCCCCCTTACTTTACATAGGAAGTCAAAGTCAGACTCCCTCAGCCCCATGGCTTTTGTCACAAGTAAGCTCTTTAGGACAAAGCCTagattttgttctctgttttattCATAGCTGAGCCTGATGATTATTAGTGAATAAGAATCTCCAACTGTTCTCTACCTTCTACAATACAATCATGTAGGTCTGTGTGCTTTTGCTTCACCAGGGCCACAAGGTTAGTAGTTTAATAGCCATTGCCCTTTCTTTCCACTCTTTCTTACTGGATGTCTACAGTCCTCCTCAGGCTGTGCCAGTACCCGCAGCAGGAATCCTAGTTCCTTGCAGGTGCTTATGGGTGTAGAGATTCTAATTACAAGATGAATTTATTGTCAACCTTTCCCCAGCACTACCCcactcacaaggtaattatcacAGTGTAACACCCTCTCCTTTAGAGTGACAGAGTGTTCTTAAACAAAACTTTCCTGGACTCACTTGCTGAGGGCCACTGACCACATCCAGATGGCTTTAGACCCCTTTTACTGAGGAGGAGTTTTTTGTTGTCAAATCATTAATCCTCCAGAACGTTCACCTGTGCTCCTAGGCTGTTGGTGTGAAGGACGCTAGTTATCATTGCTGACCTCCGCCTCTCCTGacctattgtcttagttatctagtgctgctgtaacagaaataccacaagtgtatggctttcacaaagagaaatttattctctcacagtccagtaggctacaagtccaaattcagcgcaTCAGCTGCAGCGGAAGTCTTTTGCTTTCTGTAGACTCTGAATGAAGGtctctgtcatcaatctttccttggttgAGGATCTTACCATCTGCAggggccccgggtccaaaggatgccctctgctcccagagctgttttcttggtggtatgaagtccccttgTCTGTatgctcccttctttcttttatatctcaaaagagattggcttaagacacaatctaacctTGTTGATTGAGTtcacataactgctgcctatccctcCTCATCAacatcgtagagataggatttacaacacttaggaaaatcacatcaaatgacaaaatggtggatgatcacacaatactgggaatcttggcctagccaaattaagatgtacattttgggggaataaaattcaacccatgacacctcTGTACATAACTACTAAATATGTCTATGGCCTTCAGATCCTAATAGCAAAAGATTTTCTGGTCTATGTAGGTAGAGGAATAACCCAATTGTAATTCTTTTACTTTTAGTAgccaaatcatttttattttgccaAGTACAGCTTTTATTAGTCAACTTTCTTACTGAAACTATTGAACAGTTGTTGTGCTTGAAGTTTCTGAGCTAGACACAGTCTTTCTTTTACATTAGTGatttttcattttcaatttttgtTAACGTTTTTCATGTTGTGGTTTACTGGGCAAGGTTGTCTTGCTGCCTCTGCATTACTCCATTTCATCTTGCGGTTAACACAAAAAAAGGGAAGCAAAAGAAAGGCAAAGGAACTGTATCATTTTTCTCTATGAGTTTTAGGATGCCagattttttgtttcttatttcaaCTTTCCTAGAAAGCAAAATTTGACAGTTGTTTGTGggcgaaaagaaaacaaatattaagtCTGACTGTCACAAAAGTGAAAGGAGGGAAGTGACCTTTTAGCTGACAAAGTGATGACGTGAAAGCTAACAAAATTGGGGACTAAGGACTATGGTAGATGAGAAGAAGGAAGGTAATACTGAAGTAAGCAAAGGCAGCAAAATGGTTGCTACTGCCAGCAGCTTAAGTGGGTCAATGGACAGCCTTCAGCTTTGCAAAACCAACTCTCTGATTTATCTTTCACTTAACCCACATGTCTTCAGCTCTGGGGAGAGAAAGGAGTCAGATAATGCCTGAGTGCCCCTCTCGAGCATTTCACCGAGGTAAAGAAATTTACTCAGGTGATGAGTAGAATGGTTTCAGGAACTACAATTAAAAGAAAGGGAATTGGGTGATTCAAAGATATTCTGTTCTTAATCTGGATATTTAtcaaaatgatatttaaaaatgataacagcaAATTTTATTGTCTTGCTAAGTATGGACCACCCTTTTTTCTAAGATATTTACAAATATGAACAGAATTGTCTAGGCAACACTATGTGGATTATACTCATTTATTAAAATTGTCTAGAGAAATGAACTAGTCAGAAGGTAACAAAATTCTACAGTAAAAACTATAGAAAGAGTTGAAATAATGATTATCTGGAAGGGCCCATTAAAGGAAGTGTGGGATAGAAATGGACATGCAATTTATGAACAAAAGAGAGACCCTGGCATTAAATCCATAGTGCTGGGAAGGTCAAGTGACAAAGGATTCTGGGTTCCAACTCAAATGCCAAAGTTTTACCATCTCTTATTTAACAACGGACAGAAGGCATggtgtaaatggattaaactacGCAGACTCCTATAAATCTATTTACTTTTAACTCAAGTTTTCTTCTgtataaacaaaataagaatgaacaaaaagcaaacaacaatttcCACTTTGAAGATTGCCGTGGATACGGGCTCTGACTTTTCTCCTTCACGGCCTCCCTGATTCCATGGATGAGCGTCTCCAAGGCCAATCTGTTCTCATTACCAAGGACAACAACTCAGTTTCTCACCTGTCTTCCAAACTGAACTTCCCGTTGTCTACTGACTAGTAGATGTTTTTTACTTGCTTTCGGGCCCCAATTCTCAGGAAAGGTTCCAAACACTAAGCTTAAATGTGTCCACCCAGTGCACTATGTACCtactggaaagaaaagaaagagaattcaTCCAGCAATGTCACTTTCAATTAACTAAAATAAATCAATGAATTTTCACTGCCATTAGAAATTGTGATATTCCAGTATATACATTACTAACATTTGCTCTGCTGAGAAAACTGTGCCTTACTTGTTACTAAGTACTCAAATGCCATCCTGTGACCCTTTTGTTCAagtgttgtttcattttgtttttagaagGAGGCTGCAACATGACCTGAATTTAATAGCTTCCTTGGATCGCATTGGCTCCATGAATCATTTTCCCTGGGCTGTGATGACTTGCTACATtctagaaaggaaagaaaagtgtGCTGCTGGCACTGGAGTAACTCTCGTGCCTTCCCATACTCTATGGGCTGCTGTGATATCAGTGGCATGGGTGCTGGGGGCACTGATGATGTCCATGTCTCTATTGGAGAGCTTCATGCTCTCGGGCTTCTCCTCCTGTGAATCCAAATGATTTGAAGACATAATTGACTTACTGCTGCCTATTCTCCTGTTCCACCTCTTGAAGCCCTGCCACGTTCTAGTCAACACTTTAAACATCTCATTTCTCCTTTGAAGCTCTCAAACTGCAACTGACTCTTTCAACGTGCTTCAAGTTCCATGACGTACACTTTGGTTTTTGAGTAAATGAGAGCCCTGTGCCTGCCGCATCTCCTGCTTGTAGAATTGGAATGTGGACGTGCCTAAGTGAGGCATAGGTGAGCTCCTGGATTCTTCACCAGTTCATTCGATGTAGATGTGTGGTCAGTGAAGGCGATAAAGCTCCCTCCGGTTACTGTGTTTCTGTGTTCAGCTGGTCATGCATGGGATATTGTTTGCTTCAGTGCAAGGCTTGGCGTGTAGAGAGAGTCGAGGCATGGCGATATTCACACTTTTGATCCCTGTGTCCCCAAACTC
This DNA window, taken from Loxodonta africana isolate mLoxAfr1 chromosome 9, mLoxAfr1.hap2, whole genome shotgun sequence, encodes the following:
- the LOC100665867 gene encoding interferon omega-2-like is translated as MALLLCLLTALVVFGCGPALSLGCDLPQNHSLASEKTVDLLDQMQRLPTFFCLNDRKDFRFPQEMVDGSQLQKAQAIAFLHEMLQQIFELFHRKDSFSPWNTTRLHQLLSGLLKQQKDLETCFVQATEEEKSVLPIEAPEVAVKEYFEGICSYLKEKEYSECAWEVVRVEIRGSFSSSTNLQERLRRKDGDMSSS